One genomic region from Vanacampus margaritifer isolate UIUO_Vmar chromosome 2, RoL_Vmar_1.0, whole genome shotgun sequence encodes:
- the lin7b gene encoding protein lin-7 homolog B, which yields MMMSSYYHPGKEADMAAMAEPLCLERDVCRVIELLDRLQRRGELPPPKLQALQRVLQSKFCAAIREVYEQLYDTLDIVGGPEVRAQATAKATVAAFAASEGHAHPRVVELPKTDEGLGFNIMGGKEQNSPIYISRVIPAGVADRQGGLKRGDQLLSVNGVTVEGEHHEKAVELLKAAQGSVKLVVRYTPKVLEEMEARFEKMRTARRRQQHTSYTSLESRG from the exons ATGATGATGTCTTCTTACTACCATCCAGGCAAGGAGGCAGACATGGCGGCCATGGCGGAACCTCTCTGCTTAGAAAGAG ATGTGTGTAGGGTGATTGAGCTGTTGGATCGGCTGCAGCGCAGAGGTGAATTGCCTCCTCCCAAATTGCAGGCCTTGCAGAGAGTGCTGCAGAGCAAGTTTTGCGCTGCCATCAGAGAG GTATACGAGCAGCTGTACGATACGCTAGACATTGTCGGAGGACCAGAGGTGCGAGCACAGGCGACAGCCAAG GCCACAGTGGCAGCGTTTGCAGCCAGCGAGGGCCACGCCCACCCACGGGTGGTGGAGCTGCCCAAGACAGACGAGGGGCTGGGTTTCAATATCATGGGGGGCAAAGAGCAGAACTCCCCCATCTACATCTCCAGAGTGATACCCGCGGGGGTGGCCGATCGTCAGGGGGGGCTGAAGAGAGGAGACCAGCTGCTGTCTGTCAATGGCGTG ACTGTGGAGGGGGAGCACCACGAGAAGGCCGTAGAGCTGCTGAAGGCCGCCCAGGGCTCCGTCAAGCTGGTGGTGCGCTACACCCCAAAGGTCCTGGAGGAAATGGAAGCTCGCTTTGAAAAGATGAGGACTGCCCGCAGACGACAGCAACATACGAGCTACAC TTCTCTGGAGTCCAGAGGCTGA